The Pleuronectes platessa chromosome 11, fPlePla1.1, whole genome shotgun sequence DNA segment CCGAATGTCAGGTTGTAATCAACAACACTTTCAAGCATACATGAGGTTCTTTTAAAACTGGTCAGTATCCAATGATGCCAAATGAAAGGTGAACATAGTCACAGTGTCAGCCCGGACTTCTAATACATGTTCATGTCCATAACACTGTCACAAACAGTTCCAGACACGCATCAAGTTCTTACACTGCTTGACACTGCACTCACACGTTTGGTTGGGGATTGTGTTTAAGATAAAAAGCTATTTAAGTagtcaaaaaataaacaaaccataCTTGGATACATACCTGGTCACTTAGGTTACAATTTTTATTCTAATAATGTTATGGAGGGTTTTAATTGCTGGGGTCAAAAGGACTCAAAggataaacaatttaaatgtgaGGATAACAGGAGGGCTAAGGGAGAAATCGTGAGCTGAGTCTTTGTGTGAGCACTGTTTTTCATTCAAGGTGGCTCAATATCCATACATTGACTAAGTACTTCCACAATCAGTCCAAATGATACTCTTATTTCTAACCAAGCCTTTTTCACAGGCACTATTCCTACTTGATGGAAACGTGCTACAGTCCTACTGCCACACAAAACTGATAAAGTGTCAGACTTTAATAGCTACCGTCCTACATCCAAACCTGTGGAGGCGCTAGCGCACCATAGACTTAATTATCAGCGGCCATGAGaatccacagaggaagaagacgcCTGCCTCTGTCTTCTACCAGGTCCTCAGTCAGGCTATGAGTAGCTGTGGTTCCGCGGAGCAGGGTATTGACCAGATCTCATCTTACTGAAGAAAGATGTCTGGACgaggaaagggaggaaaagGGCTCGGTAAAGGAGGCGCAAAGCGTCACCGTAAAGTTCTCCGTGATAACATCCAGGGAATTACCAAGCCCGCCATCCGCCGCCTGGCTCGCCGTGGCGGAGTGAAGCGTATCTCCGGTCTGATCTACGAGGAGACCCGCGGCGTGTTGAAGGTTTTCCTTGAGAACGTGATCCGCGATGCTGTCACCTACACCGAGCACGCCAAGAGGAAGACCGTCACCGCCATGGACGTGGTGTATGCTCTGAAGAGACAGGGCCGCACTCTGTACGGCTTCGGCGGATAAACTTACTTTCCAACAGCTCAACAACAcaacggctcttttaagagccacacacttCGTCAATGAGAGCTCACATCCTCTGCTCAACAACAATAAGTCGTTCTCCGAGTAGATGTCTTACAATGTCAAGATTTTGAAGTTATTTCatatcaaaacatcaaataatgcAATTATAAATCGTAGTTTCctctttaatttctaaatttaaGTTACACTTGAAAGccgtttgtttatatttatactgttatttatatatacacgtgtgtgtgtgtatttttatatatatatatatatactgtagtaACATCAGACGGAGCTGCTCTCTAGATATGTGAACTGAAACAACGTCCACTACCAGTTGAACTCTCTTGCATGTCCTGTCAGAAGCTTTGTTTTCCAATAGCTCAGCTTCTCCCGTTTTATTGCAGCTTCTTATCTGTTCTGAGTTTTGAAAATGACCAATGGAGCTGCACAAACTTGATCAGAACactaagtttaatttaaaaattgtttaaatcttttttcagGACCAGGGACAGAGCTGTGTGATTAGGTGCTGCACCTGAccagtttgttgatttgaatGGATGTTGAGGTGCAGCCGCTTTACGCTTCAAGTCTGTGTAGAAACACACGGGTGAAAAACGAGTAACCCCCTGTATCTacataactttaaaataaacaataatctgACCACAAATTGAGGAATTTACATTATTCATTCCATCTTTCACTCAAGCACGTGGAGAGTGGTAAGACaaccagaaaaacaaatgttggtCAAGCTCAATAAAATCATCATGTTACTAAAATTATCTGACTACTATTTTGATTCAAATAGATTTACAAACAGACATTAACATGAATACACTCACACATCCGCAcccatacatttatatatatatacacacagacacacagacacttagtGCATATCTAAATTCACAACGAGCAACTACATTTGCTGCCATGAAGAACACACGAGTTCTTTACGTGCACACCACAGCGTGCGTTAGACACTGACTTTCCCTCGTACTGCGGGAGTTTGGCAACGGCCTTACACTGAAGCCTTCTGGACCCTGACTGACTGACCTATGGACTCACTCACTGGTTAATGGACACACTATTGCAATACacactaaaaataaaacacagcactTGATTGGTTGTGTAACCAGATGTTACCAGAGAGAAACTTTGTATTATACCTGGGTCCACTGTTCGTCAACAAAGTCACTTACCAGATTGTTCATGGTAACGCTCCTCACATATCACTGTGttgctctgagcgagtgagtggggcCCCAgggcctgtgtgcgtgtgtgtgctgtctgggatTGCAGTGCCTGCACTTTGAAAGACAACGTGTTATGAAACTCTATCTGAGTGATGTGGCCGACTTTTAACCGGCTGAACTCTCCCTGTACTCTATTAAACAGGTCTTGACGCTGCAGCTAAATGGACTATTCTATTCAGAGGCAGCAGGCAGGAcgattataataaaaatgtgccaAATTTATCACAATCATCTTGTTCCCTTCTTTTCTTTGGGAGGGCAGTTCCCTATTGGCCAGTTACACCTGTATATGTTCCACGCAACTAGGAGCCGATACCGGTTCTGCTGATGGGTTGATGCTCTTCTACGGCACACAACAAACCTTCTTGCTCCTGCACGTTTGGCTGTTCTATCCTGGAAGAGCTAGATTATCTCTGCTACCTGATAGGACTTCAGGGACCGCCTAATGCTACaggtagtgacaaggacactagcagaGCATGAAACTTGAGAAGATTCAGtcaggaaggatgaggagagagcGAAGGTCAATGGCCAGCACATATAAAACTGTtccctttgtgttgttgtcttgctttt contains these protein-coding regions:
- the LOC128451326 gene encoding histone H4; the encoded protein is MSGRGKGGKGLGKGGAKRHRKVLRDNIQGITKPAIRRLARRGGVKRISGLIYEETRGVLKVFLENVIRDAVTYTEHAKRKTVTAMDVVYALKRQGRTLYGFGG